The window caacaattCAGATGAAATCGCACAGATCCAACGGATCTAAGAGCATCAAATGCACAGAATCGAGAAAACATAACTGTACAATCGAAATCAGCACAAACAGATCAAATTCAGGAAACAGGATCGCGAAATTTAGAAGAACAATGGAGATCCACAGAAATGCAGCTACAAGGAACACATTCATACTAATCAAAAcaacgagagagaagaagacggtACCAGGGAGTGATCGAAGGCGATGAAAtcaccagtttcttcttcacgAAGCTCGCCGAGTAAAAAATAAAGACGAAACGAGTCTAATAAAtctagtgtgtgtgtgtgttagagAAGACGATCCACAAAACGAGGACAAGTTTATTATCAGGCCGTTTCAGTTCTTTATTGGGCTTTTCAAGCCCATCGAatccttaaaattttatattcggTTTATTCCGGTTGAAATGGGAAGCTGGTCCGAGAACAATTATATTCGGTTAAGTCCGGTTGAAACGTGAAAGGGACGTACTTTACTCTGTAGTCTGTACTGAGAGATTTGTAGCAAATCAatcatcttcaaaaaaaaaaaaagtcaatttcAACTTCTAGGGTTTTAATTGATACGAGGTTAGCGAATCCGGCGACGAATATCCGCCACTGATAGCTCAAGCTCAGGTAGgttactctctctttctctctctctttgtctctttcaCTTTGTTCACTCACTTAGAGGTatcctcatttattttttttggggtttgactcagttgaGGATTTTACGATTCTGATTATCTCTCGATACTTGATTAGTTTACTTGCTCAAGTTATTAGTTCTTCGTATTCGTTTCTAAAGCAATGagattattttcatataaagaTCTGGAAAAAGCAACTGATGGAGACAACAATGAATCAAGATTTAAGTAGTTTTAagggtttttgttgttggtaaaaaaagttctcttctttttaatttttttttagaagacttTACTTGATATGTTAGAAAGTCATATGATTTACTCAGATAGTGGAATCAGACAACTTTTGCTTCTACTGGCGATTACGCTTTTCTCTTCATTGGTTATGAAAAATCTGTTCTTTGGTCTTTTGATTGCTTAGATTTTTAGCAGATGAATTTAGTATTATTCTCTTTGATAATCCTTTTTTGGCTTTCCTCGAAGTGTAGGACTAGGATTTGTGTCCATGGCAGCTTTGCAAATGTCTCGTGAATGGGTCGGTATCCAGCAGTTCCCACCTGCTACTCAATCTAGATTGCTCGAGATCCTTGGGAAGTATAAAGAAGAGGTTCCTTTCTTGTTTCTAAGCTTCAtctgctttctttttgtttcttgtttcatGTCTCTCTGGTTCTTAGTTTCTAATGTGTTTGACACAAAAACTGGCGTAGGATGTGAGCTCGCTAACGGTCCTTGTGATGGGAAAAGGCGGTGTTGGAAAGTCATCAACTGTGAATTCTGTTATAGGCGAGAAAGCTGCTGCAGTTAGTACTTTCCAGGTGCTAATTTTAATGCTCTTTTCATGGCTTTTCTACTGCCTAACTTTGTTGtatattttctcatatataaaGTGTGTGGCTTCCCTCTTTATAGTCTGAAGGACTGAGGCCGACCTTGGTCTCTCGCTCAAGGTCAGGATTTACATTAAATATCATTGATAGTCCTGGTCTTATTGAGGGAGGATATGTGAATGATCAAGCCATCAACATTATCAAACGGTATGTTGAACTGTTTCCAGGTTTAAGAAGTTATTCTCCTAATTTTCGGCACATTTGTGTCATgtgtatattaattttgaattcGTGGGTGTTGAATTTGAACAGGTTTCTCCTCAACATGACTATAGATGTGCTATTGTACGTAGACCGTTTGGATGTATACCGAGTGGATGACTTGGATAGGCAAGTAGTCAGTGCTATAACCGATGCATTTGGTAAAGAGATATGGAAGAAGTCTGCTCTTGTGCTCACACATGCTCAGTTCTCTCCACCGGATGGGTTAAATTATGACCTCTTTGTCTCTAGAAGGTCCGATGCTCTTCTTAAAGTTATCCGTACAGGCGCTCAACTGAAGAAACAGGATATGCAGGTATTGCAAGTTCCTCCTTTT is drawn from Camelina sativa cultivar DH55 chromosome 8, Cs, whole genome shotgun sequence and contains these coding sequences:
- the LOC104708611 gene encoding translocase of chloroplast 34, chloroplastic isoform X2 is translated as MAALQMSREWVGIQQFPPATQSRLLEILGKYKEEDVSSLTVLVMGKGGVGKSSTVNSVIGEKAAAVSTFQSEGLRPTLVSRSRSGFTLNIIDSPGLIEGGYVNDQAINIIKRFLLNMTIDVLLYVDRLDVYRVDDLDRQVVSAITDAFGKEIWKKSALVLTHAQFSPPDGLNYDLFVSRRSDALLKVIRTGAQLKKQDMQGSSIPVILVENSGRCHKNESDEKILPDGTSWIPNLVSTMTEISFNGNKAIHVDKKLVEGPNPNERGKRLIPLIFAFQYLLVMKPLVRAIKYDVTRERKPAWELRDSGLASRRS